ATTTCCAGATCACCTGGTCCGAACCGATCAAATTCATCACGGAATGCGCCTTGCAAAACCAAGGTCAATTCTGTGCCCCGGTGGCCATGATCAGGCACCGCACAGCCCGCAGGGATGTGCAGCAGACGCACGCTCGCATCTTTGGAGGTGGGCAAAATTGCCTGACGCACACCCATGCCGACGGGGCGCCATTTAACGGCGTCCAAATCACCACCAACGTAGTCTTGCAGCGCGGTCGGGAACAGGCCAGGCTTGATGCGGATCGGCGCTTTCCGGTCTACGGGATCTTGTGCAATGAGCGCTAGTGTAGCGTCCAGATCGACCTCCATCTCGGATGTCGCTGAGTCGCCAGATGTGCCAGATAACATCGCGCCACCGACGGCCTCGAAGGCTTCAAGGCGAACTCGGCAATCGTCGCACATGCTGACATGTGTCGCCACAACAAGGCCGAAGGCTTCAGGCAGGTTGCCTGCCGCATAGCTGATCAGCAGCGCATCGTTCAGATGATGTTTAATGTTCGTCATGTCCAGTTTCACTTCATTGTGTGGCGCAGCTTTTCCAGCGCCAGTCTAATTCTCGACTTGATCGTCCCCAGCGGAAGGCCAGTCTGATCGGCAATCTCGCTATGCGACAGATCACCAAAATAGGCCTTCTGGATCAGAACCCTTTGCTTTTCGGGCAGCTCAGACAAAGCCTGAACCAATCGCGTACTTTCTTGTTGGAACTCCAGAACCTCCGCCGCATCCGGCTCTGATTCTGGACCCCATGTTAACTCGTCCGGCTCGGGACGACGCTGCTTGCGCAGCATGTCGATCCGGCGGTTTCGGGCGATTGTGAACACCCAAGTGCTCACGCTGGCCCGTGTTGGATCGAACAAGTGAGACTTCCGCCACAGCGTTGCCATGACGTCTTGCGCGCACTCTTCGGCCAATGAGGCGTCCGACCCTGATTTTATCAGGAACGCCTTCACACGCGGCGCGAAGTGTCGGAAAAGCTCTGCAAAGGCCGCCTTGTCTTGGGCGTCTCGGATCAGCAGAACGCATTCGACCATGCGCAAATCTTCTTGTTCTTTGGCAGACACTTCTTTTTCTCGACCCCTCTTGGCCTCGACCTTTTGGCGTGCCGGTTTGCAACCGCCAATTGGCGCAACATCAAGGTCATCAATAGTTATGTCTGCCGTCAACATGAACCTTCTACGCGCCAGAAATTAATCTGGATCACTTCACGGTCATTGATCCATTCAGGGCCGCAGCGCGTAACACTTACACAACAAGAAAAACAAGTGTGCTGGAGACCGGAATGCCGTTTGAACCCATGAACATAGCCCCAAAGCGTATCGCAGTGATCGGGGCGGGAATCTCTGGCATGGGGGCGGCGCACATGCTGTCGAAATCCCACCACGTCACATTGTTCGAAGCCGAGAGCAGATTGGGTGGCCATGCCCGCACCATCATTGCGGGTAAGCGGGGCGACCAGCCGGTCGACACGGGCTTCATCGTTTATAACGAGACGAATTATCCGCATCTTGTGAAGTTGTTTGCTGAGCTTGGTGTAGAAACCGTCAACAGCAACATGAGCTTCGGCGCCTCTATTGGCGGAGGTAAGCTTGAGTATGGATTGCACAGTATCGACGCGATTTTCGCGCAGCGTCGGAATGCGGTCGATCCTCGTTTCTTGCGGATGATCCGCGACATCGTGCGTTTCAACGCCAAGGCCGTGGAGGCCGCTAAGGACCCTAACCTTTCCATATCCGAGTTGCTCGGGCAGCTTGGCACCGGGTCGTGGTTTCGCGACAAGTACCTTTTGCCGTTTACCGGAGCGATCTGGTCCACCCCGATTGAGCGGATGGAGGCGTTTCCGGCTCAGGCGATGATCCGTTTCATGCAAAACCACGCGTTGCTGGGGTATTCGGGCCAACATCAATGGCGCACGGTTAAAGGCGGGTCCACGCAGTATGTCGAGAAGCTAGCGGCGCGTCTTGAAAGCCAAGGTGTGGATATAAGGCTCGGCACACCCGTCAAGTCTGTGGTGCGGGCCCACTCCCATGTTGAAGTGACACCTGTAAAAGGCACGCTTGAACGGTTTGACGAAGTTGTTTTCGCCGCGCATTCCGATCAAAGTCTTGCGATGCTTTCTGATGCGTCGGTCACTGAACGTGCTGCGCTGGGCGCTGTTCGCTACCAACCCAACGAGGCCGTTCTGCACGCAGATGTCGGCATGATGCCCAAACGCCGAAAGGTTTGGGCCAGCTGGGTCTATTGCGAGGACAAAGACAAGTCGTCTGACAAGATTGATCTGACCTACTGGATGAACTCCCTTCAGGCGATTCCCGAGGACGATCCGTTGTTTGTGACGCTCAATTCGACCCGCGCGATACGTGAAGACCTGATTTATGATACAAAGACCTTCTATCACCCGGTCTACGATGTCGCCGCCTTGAAGGCGCAAGACACCATCAAGGCGATGAACGGCACCAACCGGACATGGTTCTGCGGGGCGTGGATGAAAAACGGATTTCACGAAGACGGGCTTTCAAGTGCGGTAGATGTGGCAACGTCGCTCACCACGAAATTTGACGCGGCAGCGGCTGCGTGAGCGGAATTAGTCATATCGAGGGGGTGACCTTTCACGGGCGCAAAGGAGGCATTCAGAACGCCTTCAGATATGGCGTGGACTACGTTCTGTTCGACCCGTCAGAAGACCTGAAGCTGCCTCTGTTGTTTTCGCGAAACGGGGCCAATGTGGTGTCCTTGCACGACAGTGATCATGGGGGAGACCCGAAGCAGGGCGCGGGGCTTCCGTGGGCGCATGAGGTGCTGAAATCGCAAGGATTGATGGATATCGTCGACCGGGTTGAGCTCCTTGCGCAGCCTCGTGTGTTGGGGCACGTTTTCAACCCCGTTAGCTTCTGGCTTGGTTTTGATGCCGATGGCGGTCTGCGCGTGGTCATACCAGAGGTGTCAAACACCTATGGCGACCGTCACTGCTATTTGTGCTTTCACGACGATCAAAGGGTTATTCGTCCCACCGACACGCTCACCGCTCGCAAAATTTTCTACGTCTCGCCGTTTCAACCCGTAGAAGGCAGTTATACCTTCCGGTTTGACTTTACCGGCGACAAGGTCGGGGTCTGGATCGACTACACCTCTGGCGAAAACGGACTGCTGGCGACACTGACCGGCAAGCGAACAGCGCTCACCAACTCTTCGATCCTGCGGGCGTGCCTTCGCAGGCCTTTCGGGTCGCGGCGTGTCTTGGGATTGATCCACTGGCAGGCGCTAAAGCTATGGTGGAAAGGGGCTAAGTTCCGGTCACACCCAACGCCGCCCGCAGAAAAAGTGTCGCGGTGATGTCCTCGGTCCTTCCACGGGTCGGTGACAGGCTGGCGGCCTATTCCCTGTTCGCTGCCGTTTTGTCCGGCGCGGGACTTCCTATCTATATCTACGCCCCAAAGTACTATGCAGACACTTACGGTGTTAGCCTCGCAGCGCTTGCGGCTGTTCTGTTTGGGTTGCGATTGTTCGACGTTGTGCAGGACCCCGTTCTTGGCTGGATCAGCGAAAGATTGGGAGTGTGGCGCAAGGCGGCGGTTGCTGCAGGAGCAGCGGTTCTGGCGCTTTCTATGCTTGGGCTGTTTGGGGTTGCGCCACCCATCGCCCCGATCTGGTGGTTTGGATTGACAATTACGGGCCTGTTCACGGCCTTTAGTTTTCTCACGATCAACTTTTACGCGCAGGGCATTGCTAAGGCAGAGACCGTATCCGGAGGCCACACCACGGTCGCAGCTTGGCGGGAAACAGGTGCCTTACTTGGCGTTTGTGTGGCCGCTGTTACGCCAACGCTTTTGCAGGGTGTGGTCCCAGCACCGTTTGCAGCGTTTGCCGCGGGGTTTGCTGGCGTGACGATTATTGCCGCGGCCCTCATGGCACCCGAATGGTCAGGAACAGTAGACCATGAGCCGACGCGTATGCGCGCGATCTTGGCCGACAGGACGGCAAGACGATTGCTTTTGCTGGCTCTGGTCAACGCGACGCCTTTGGCCGTGTCTTCCACCTTGTTTCTGTTCTACGTCGAAAGCCGACTTGGCGCACCTGGCTGGGAGGGAGCGCTGCTAGTCCTGTTCTTTCTTGCCGCGGCTATGTCGGCGCCGGTCTGGGCGCGACTTGCTTCTACTTGGGGCGAAAAGGTCGTCCTGCTTTTGGCGATGTGCATTGCGATTACCGCCTTCGGATGCGTTCTGACTCTGGGTGAGGGCGATGTCGTGGTGTTTGCGGTTATCTGCATCGTGACCGGCGCGACCATCGGTGCAGACCTAACTCTGCTCCCTGCGCTATTCGCGCGCCGCATGTCGGTTATATCGCCGAGCGGCGGCCAGGGGTTTGGCCTTTGGTCACTGGTCAACAAATTTACACTGGCCTTTGCCGCGGCAATCTTGCTTCCGGCATTGGAGGCACAAGGATTCGTTACGGGGACAGGCAACAACCCCGAGGCAGCCTTGATCACTCTAACGCTCCTCTATGCCTTGGTGCCTTGTGCGCTGAAATTGGTCGCAATTGGGATCTTGCTAACAACCCCCTTAAAGGAATGACATCCATGGAAATGCTTGGGTTCACGATTTTTGGTATGCTATTGGCGACGACATTGTTTGGTGTCTGGTCGAGGAAGTTTTCATTTCTTGGGCAACGTCCCGAAGATTTCGAGGGGAAGGGTCCAGCTTTCGATTTGCGCACCCATTTGAGTGGCCCGATTCTTTGCGAAGGGATGATTTATGGCCCGACTGGGAAGGTAACATCTCGGTTCGTCGCGGATATGGATGTTCAGTGGACAGGTAATGTCGGCGTCATGCGGGAGGAATTCGTGTATGACAGCGGCGACCGCCAGCAGCGTGAATGGACGCTTACCGTTGGCAATGACGGCTCCATCAAGGCTGAGGCACCTGATGTGATCGGTGTCGGGACTGGAATGCAAAAGGGCCCTGCGGTGCAACTTAACTACAGGATCAAGCTGCCGGAGAGCTCCGGCGGTCATGAATTGGACACGGTCGACTGGATGTATCTTGTCGAGAACGGCACGATCATGAACCGAAGCCAGTTCCGCAAATATGGAATCAAGGTCGCTGAACTCGTGGCTACGATGCGCAAGAAGGAAGCGGCGTGAGATCTTTTGATGGAAAGCGATACTGGCTGGTTGGTGCGTCGGCAGGTTTGGGGCGTGCCTTGGCAGACAAGCTGGTGGCAGCTGGTGCGGACGTTGTCTTGTCAGCGCGTGGTGAAGACGAGCTGAAGCAAGCAGTGGCGGAGATTGGGCCGAAGGCGAGTTATGTGACGCTCGATGTGGCCGACAATGACGATGTGATCCGCGCGGCAGAAGAGGTCGGCGAGATCGACGGCTATGTTCATTTGGCAGGTGTGTATTGGCCGCTCGGGGCCAAGGAATGGGACGCCGACCAAGTGAACGCTATGTGTGACATCAATTTCACCGGCACGGCGCGCGTTTTGGGGCAAGTCGTGCCGAACATGGTGAAGCGCGACCATGGGCATATTGTCATTACCTCTAGCCTGACTGGATTTCGCGGGCTTCCGGGGTCGATCGGCTACACGGCAAGCAAGGCTGCGACAATGAGTTTGGCTGAATGTATGTATGCGGATCTGCGCAAAACTGGAGTTGATGTTCAAGTGGTCAACCCGGGCTTCATCAAGACCCAGCTGACAGACAAAAACGACTTCAATATGCCGTTTATCATGGAGCCGGAGGACGCGGCCCAGATCGTGTTCGATCATATGTCGAGCGGCGGGTTCAAACGCAGTTTCCCGCGGCTGTTTAGTCTTGTCTTCAGAGGTAGCCAGTTCTTGCCAGATTGGATTTACTACCGCATCTTCTCCTAAGCTTGGATTTGATCCAAATCATGGGACGCCCGTCACGGGCCTCCTACGGTGGATCAACACAAATGAGGAGCACTGCAGATGGACATTTCCTTGCACAAGGTTGCGCAGGTCGTCCTGTTCGCCCACGAAATTGACCGAGCCGAAGCAGAGCTGCGTGCGTTCATCGACGGGCTGAACGAGGATGAGCAGGCCGAGTTGGTTGCGCTGACTTGGATCGGCCGAGGCAGCTTTGACGCAGCTGAATGGGATGAAGCGCTGACAACCGCTCGCCAAGAAAAAGTGACGCCCACAGAGGACTACCTTTTGGGGATTCCGCACTTGGCCGATCACCTTGAAAACGGTGCCGAGATGATGGGCTTCGATCTGTCAGAGGCCGAGGACGATATTCTTTAGAGATGCGCGTCAAACGTCGCTTTTGCGCGGGACCAAACCCCTGAACTGAGCCTGTCTAATGTGAGAAGGCTTGGCAAAAGCTGGGCGGCGAAATCCTCTGAAGATTCCACGGGAAGCATCGACGGCAAGTTGTCGATCGCGGTGACATCCAACACCGGGTCGCCATGGACTCTCAGAGCCGGTACATCCCAAGTCGTCACACGATCGTAGACCTTGATTGGCGAGAAATCGCTGTCGGGATCGCAAGCGATATCCCCAATTACCGACAGTTTTCGTGGGTCCGTTTTGGCGGACGCGGGGACAAACACAGGTGTTCCGGGTCGCGCTAGGATGCAATTCAGAAAAATCTCGTGGCTCATCACCTCGGGAAATGGGCCGCCGCCAGCAGTTTCGGACATATCCCATTTGGTCGCTGGAACCCCCATCGACGTGCAAAGGTCGGCAGCGCCTGTGCCCACACGCCCCAACGCACCGATGATCAGAGCGGAGGGTCGCGCATCGCCAAGCGGTGCAAGGCGCGCGCGCAGGTCACTTTGCATCGCCTCAGATGACGCGTAGACCCCGACAGGTTCAGAAATCTCGCCTTTCTGTTGTGCGATCCAACACAGAAGGCTGACCGCAGCACCGGCGTACCCGGCCCAATACCCGAATGCCGCGACGCGACGCCCGTCCTCTCCGACGAGGTATTCGAGATCGTAAAGTGTTCCGCCGCCTGCTTTGAAGCGGTCGAGCAGCACTCGGCCAGATGGCTGCCCCTTAAAGGCGTGGCCGAACATGATATGGCGATGCGGCAGCGACGTTCCGTCGTCCGGCAGCTCCTTCAGGCCAAAGATAATCGCGTCTTTCGGGGCGTCGGGCCAGCTGCCTTCGGCTGCTATGTTACACCCTGCAGCGACATACCCATCGATTGGAATCGCCCGTGTAGAGCTTTCCTCGACCGTCACTTCAATGCCCGCATCGATCAATGCTTTGACGCCATCGGGGGTGACACCCACCCTTTGCTCGTGGTTGCGGCTTTCCGAGCGGACCCAAAGATGTGTCATGGCAGCTTCCTTTCGCATGTTACATCAAGGCTTACGCGACGCCGCCAATACGCGCCACCCCCGCGCTGATGGGAAACAAGCTGACGCAAATACGGTGTCGGAGGTCGCGCATGAAACTCTGAAATTGTCTGCCCGATGGTTTAACTTGGCGCAGGCAAGGAGACAGCCCAATGACCGATACGATCAAATTCATACTCGATGGTGCGCAGGTTGAGGCCCAAGCAGGTGAGACGATCTGGGAAGTGGCCAATGGCCGCGGCCTTGTGATCCCGCATCTGTGCCATAAGCCCGCGCCCGGTTATCGCCCTGATGGCAACTGCCGCGCGTGTATGGTCGAGATTGAGGGCGAACGGGTTCTTGCTGCCTCCTGCATTCGTGAGCCAAGCGACGGCATGGTCGTTACAACCAACTCCAACCGCGCAGAAACGGCACGCAAGATGGTCGTTGAAATGCTGGTCGCTGATCAGCCGGAGCCCGAGGTCGCCCACGACAAATCTTCCCACCTCTGGGATATGGCGGCGATGCAAGGCGTGTCGAGAAGTCGATTCCCCAAGCTGGAAGAGGGTCGCATTCCGTTGCTGGACGATAGCCATGTCGCAATGTCTGTGAACCTGGACGCATGTATTCAGTGCGGCCTTTGCGTACGCGCTTGCCGCGAAGTTCAGGTGAACGACGTGATCGGTATGTCTGGTCGCGGGCACGATTCATACCCCACGTTCGACTTCGCGGATCCGATGGGTGACAGCACCTGTGTGGCGTGTGGCGAATGCGTTCAGGCTTGCCCCACGGGCGCGTTGATGCCTGCTACTGTGACCGATGAGAACCAAGTCGGTGACAGCAAGGACTTCGATTCAGAGGTGGAGAGCATCTGCCCGTTCTGCGGCGTGGGATGCCAGATTTCGCTGAAGGTAAAGGACGGCAAGGTCAAATATGTCGATGGCATCAACGGCCCCGCGAATGAAGGTCGTCTATGTGTCAAAGGCCGGTTCGGGTTTGACTATATCCACCACGACCACCGCCTGACCAAGCCGCTTATCCGCCGCAACGACGCACCTGCGAAGGGGATGAATGTCGATCCTGGCAACTGGCAAGACGTCTTCCGCGAAGCCACTTGGGAAGAAGCGCTAGATGCGGCGGCGGACGGCATGAAGGGACGGGGGCGCGAAGTCGCGGGTTTCGGATCCGCGAAGTGTACCAATGAGGAAGCCTATCTGTTCCAAAAGATCATTCGCCAAGGGTTTGGGCACAATAATGTCGACCACTGTACGCGGCTTTGCCATGCATCCTCTGTTGCGGCATTGATTGAGAATGTCGGCTCCGGCGCGGTCACAGCGACATTCAATGAAATCGAGAACGCGGACGTGGCTATCGTCATCGGCGCCAACCCGACCGAGAACCACCCCGTTGCGGCGACCTATTTCAAGCAATTCGCCAAACGCGGCGGCAAGCTGATTGTCATGGACCCACGCGGTCAGGCGTTGAAGCGATACTCTTCGCACATGCTGCAATTTCGTCCTGGGGCGGATGTGTCGATGCTGAACGCGATCATGCATACGATCGTTGAAGAAGGCCTGTACGACCAACAATATATCGACGCCTACACCGAAAACTGGGAGGCGGAGAAAGCCCACCTTGCGGGGTTCTCTCCTGAGAAAATGAGCGAAATCTGCGGCATCGCGCCGGAGATGCTGCGCGATGTGGCGCGGACGTTTGCGGGTGCCAAGTCTGCAATGATTTTTTGGGGTATGGGTGTCTCCCAGCATATCCACGGCACAGATAACTCCCGATGCCTGATTAGCCTCGCCCTGATGACCGGACAGGTCGGTCGTCCGGGGGCAGGCTTGCACCCGTTGCGTGGGCAAAACAACGTTCAGGGCGCGTCGGACGCTGGTCTGGTTCCAATGTTCTTGCCGGATTACCAAAGCGTCATGGACGACGGCGTGCGCTCTGCCTTTACTGATGTATGGGGATCGGGCGACTTCTCGAACGAGAAGGGCCTAACCGTGACCGAAATCTTGGACGCGGTTCACGCAGGCGATATCAAATCAATGTATATCCTCGGTGAAAACCCAGCCATGTCTGACCCGGATGTAGAGCACGCCCGCGACGCGTTGGCGAAGTTAGACCACTTGGTTGTGCAAGACATCTTCCTTACTGAAACCGCGAATTTCGCCGACGTGGTCCTTCCAGCATCTGCGTTCGCCGAAAAATCCGGCACGGTCACCAACACCAACCGCCAAGTGCAAATGGGCCGTCCCGCTGTCTCACCTCCGGGCGATGCGAAAGAGGATTGGTGGATCGAAGTCGAGCTGGCCAAGCGCCTGGGCTTGGGTTGGGACTATGAGAGCCCGGCGGATGTCTTTGCCGAGATGAAGCTAAATATGGGTTCGCTGAACAACATCACGTGGGATCGCTTGATGGGTGAAAACGTTGTGACCTACCCGTCGCTTTCCCCAACCGATCCCGGCCAATCCATCGTCTTCGGCGACGGTTTCCCCCGAGCGGACGGGCGGGCAAAGTTTACCCCCGCCAATGTAATTGCGCCGGATGAAAGCCCTGACGCCGAGTATCCGATGATCCTGACCACAGGCCGCCAGCTGGAGCATTGGCATACGGGTTCGATGACGCGTCGCGCCTCGGTTCTGGATGCGATGGAGCCGGAAGCGAACTGCTCACTTCACCCGTCCACCTTGCGCAAGCTTGGGGTCGAGCCCGGTGGGATGCTACGCCTGACGACGCGGCGCGGCACGATTGATGTCATGGCGCGGTCCGACCGCGCGGTGGCCCCCGACATGGTGTTTCTACCGTTCGCTTATGTGGAGGCGGCAGCCAACATTCTGACCAATCCTGCGGTAGACCCTTTCGGAAAAATTCCGGAGTTCAAGTTTGCCGCCGTGAGGGTCGAGGCGGTGAAGCGACCCGTTGCGGCGGAGTAATTCGTAGCAATGAAACCCAACGCCGACCGCTTCCTAACTGATCTTCACGAACTAAGACGTTTCGGGGCGACAGGCAAAGGCGTCGTGCGCCCCGCGTATTCTGACGCAGACATTGCTGCGCGGGAATGGTTGGCAGGCAAGATGGCCGCAGCGGGATTGACTCCTCACTTTGATGAGGTCGGCAATTTGTTCGGCTTGGCCGAGGAACCGAGCCTGTTGTTAGGGTCCCATTCCGATAGTCAGCCTGAAGGTGGCTGGCTCGACGGCGCTTATGGTGTGATTTCTGCTTTGGAGGTTGCACGCACCAGTATTGAGCAAGGCGGGCCAGCTATTTCGGTCGTCTCATTTCAGGATGAAGAGGGCCGCTTTGGTGTGACCACTGGCAGCTCGGTCTGGTCTGGCGGGCTATCATTAGCCGACGCCGACAAGCTCATGGACAATGACCGGATTACCTTTGCCAAGGCACGATCTGAAATGGCGCATCTTGTAACCGGCCCGATGGTTCCTGCTTCAAAGTTCACCGGCTTTATCGAGGCGCATATCGAGCAGGGTCCGGTGTTGGACCAGTCCGGCGAAAGCATCGGGGTCGTCAGTGGTATCGTTGGCATTCGGGACATGCGCGTGATCCTGAAAGGTCAGCAGAATCATGCCGGTACGACGCCCATGCATATGCGCAAGGACGCGGTTCAGGGATTGATGCGGATCAGCCATCGGGTCGCAGAAGATCTGCGTAACGTGGTCACCCCGCTTTCGGTTTGGACAATCGGTCATGTGTCCGTACATCCGAACGCGGCGTCGATTGTTCCGGGGCGGGTCACGTTCTCCATGCAATGGCGCGATGGAGATTTACCGCGATTGGATCGGATGGAGCGGGTGATCCGGCAAGCGATTGAAACCACTGCCAGTGATCTCGGTTTGACGGTGGAGTTCGGACCCATGTTGGGGCTTGACCCTGTAGCAATGGATTCGATTCTGCGTGGCAGGTTGGCGGCTGCTGCTTCAATCGAGACGCCGGATCAGTGGCGCGACATGCCGTCAGGCGCTTTGCATGATGCCACCAATGTCGCGAGAACGCTGCCCGTGGCGATGCTGTTTGTGCCGTCGATCGGCGGCATCAGCCATGACTTCACAGAGGACACCGCCGAGGCGGATTTGATCGCTGGACTAAGAGTTTTGGCGCGCGCAGCGGCGGGTGATAGCGCTATCTGAACAACTGTTCAAAAAAAACATTTGACCTCGCCCCGCTCGCCGCTCAGTATTCCTCCAAGAAGGGGTGAAAAGCCCCTCTGTCGGTCATTCCGGCTCTGGGAGGAAATTTTGGTTCACGCAACAACTGCTTCGGCTGGTCTGGACACGTTACCCCGAATTCTGGCGCGCAACGCCGCTGAGTTCGGAGACAAGCCAGCCTATCGCGAAAAGGAATTCGGTATTTGGCAAAGCTGGACTTGGTCCGAAGCCGCCGAAGAGATCGAAGCGCTTGCGTTGGGGTTGTTGACCCTCGGCGTGAACCAAGGCGACCATATTGCGATCATTGGTCGAAACCGACCCTACCTCTACTGGAGCATGGTGGCAGCAGAGATGGTGGGTGCAGTTCCTGTGCCACTTTATCAAGATTCGGTTGCCGACGAGATTGCCTACGTTCTTGATCATTGCGGTGCACGATTTGTGATCGCTCAGGATCAGGAACAAATTGACAAGGTCTTCGAAGTGCATGACCGCCTGCCCGGCATTGAGCATATGATCTATCTCGATCCTCGCGGTTTGCGTAAATACGACCATACCGCGCTGACGAAATACCAGGTCTTGCAGGAAAAGGGTCGCGCTGATGGCGATCGTGTCGAGCTGGAGCGCCGCAAAGACCAGCAGACCTACGACGACACTTGCGTGATGCTTTATACTTCGGGCACCACCGGCAAGCCCAAGGGCGTCGTGCTGTCGAACCGAAATATCATCGAGACTTCTAAGGCATCATCCGAGTTTGACAGCCTACGTCCTGGAGACGAGATTTTGGCCTACCTCCCGATGGCTTGGGTCGGCGATTTTATCTTCTCGATTGGGCAGGCCTACTGGACGGGTTTCTGCGTAAATTGCCCCGAAAGCCCTGCAACCATGCACAGCGATCTGCGAGAAATTGGTCCGACCTATTATTTCGCGCCACCGCGTGTTTTCGAAACGCAACTGACCGACGTGATGATCCGTATGGAAGACGCAGGGCGCTTCAAGAAGTGGCTGTTCCGCTATTTTATGGACCATGCCAAGAAAGTTGGTCCCGATCTGCTTGACGGAAAATCTGCAAGCTTCGGAGACAAGCTGAAATATCAGCTGGGCGAGTTGATGGTTTACGGCCCGCTGAAAAACACGCTTGGGTTTTCGCGGGTGCGCGTGGGTTACACGGCAGGCGAAGCGATCGGGCCGGAGATTTTTGACTTTTACCGCTCACTTGGGATCAACCTGAAGCAGCTTTACGGCCAGACCGAAGCGTCTGTGTTCATCACCCAACAACCAGACGGCGAAGTACGATCCGATACGGTTGGCGTCCCTAGCCCGGGGGTTGAGATCAAGATCGCGGACAATGGTGAGGTGTTCTATCGTTCCCCCGGCGTGTTCGTTCGCTATTTCAAGAATGACGAAAGCACCGCCTCGACCAAAGACGCAGAAGGGTGGGTCGCGACGGGCGATGCTGGCTTCATCGAAGAGGGCAGCGGTCATTTGCGGATCATCGACCGCGCTAAGGATGTCGGCAAAATGGCGGATGGGTCGTTGTTCGCGCCCAAGTATGTCGAGAACAAACTCAAGTTTTTCCCGAATGTTCTGGAGGCCGTCGTTTTCGG
Above is a window of Litoreibacter janthinus DNA encoding:
- a CDS encoding AMP-binding protein; its protein translation is MVHATTASAGLDTLPRILARNAAEFGDKPAYREKEFGIWQSWTWSEAAEEIEALALGLLTLGVNQGDHIAIIGRNRPYLYWSMVAAEMVGAVPVPLYQDSVADEIAYVLDHCGARFVIAQDQEQIDKVFEVHDRLPGIEHMIYLDPRGLRKYDHTALTKYQVLQEKGRADGDRVELERRKDQQTYDDTCVMLYTSGTTGKPKGVVLSNRNIIETSKASSEFDSLRPGDEILAYLPMAWVGDFIFSIGQAYWTGFCVNCPESPATMHSDLREIGPTYYFAPPRVFETQLTDVMIRMEDAGRFKKWLFRYFMDHAKKVGPDLLDGKSASFGDKLKYQLGELMVYGPLKNTLGFSRVRVGYTAGEAIGPEIFDFYRSLGINLKQLYGQTEASVFITQQPDGEVRSDTVGVPSPGVEIKIADNGEVFYRSPGVFVRYFKNDESTASTKDAEGWVATGDAGFIEEGSGHLRIIDRAKDVGKMADGSLFAPKYVENKLKFFPNVLEAVVFGSGKEYCTAFLNIDLTAVGNWAERNNIAYSSYQELAGHPQVLETLQAHVEEVNASVAEDPMLSGCQVHRFVVLHKQLDADDGELTRTLKVRRRIIEEKFADIIEALYDGSAHISTTTEVTYEDGRKGSIKATLEVRDARVFDIRKVAAE
- a CDS encoding hydantoinase/carbamoylase family amidase, with translation MKPNADRFLTDLHELRRFGATGKGVVRPAYSDADIAAREWLAGKMAAAGLTPHFDEVGNLFGLAEEPSLLLGSHSDSQPEGGWLDGAYGVISALEVARTSIEQGGPAISVVSFQDEEGRFGVTTGSSVWSGGLSLADADKLMDNDRITFAKARSEMAHLVTGPMVPASKFTGFIEAHIEQGPVLDQSGESIGVVSGIVGIRDMRVILKGQQNHAGTTPMHMRKDAVQGLMRISHRVAEDLRNVVTPLSVWTIGHVSVHPNAASIVPGRVTFSMQWRDGDLPRLDRMERVIRQAIETTASDLGLTVEFGPMLGLDPVAMDSILRGRLAAAASIETPDQWRDMPSGALHDATNVARTLPVAMLFVPSIGGISHDFTEDTAEADLIAGLRVLARAAAGDSAI
- the fdhF gene encoding formate dehydrogenase subunit alpha codes for the protein MTDTIKFILDGAQVEAQAGETIWEVANGRGLVIPHLCHKPAPGYRPDGNCRACMVEIEGERVLAASCIREPSDGMVVTTNSNRAETARKMVVEMLVADQPEPEVAHDKSSHLWDMAAMQGVSRSRFPKLEEGRIPLLDDSHVAMSVNLDACIQCGLCVRACREVQVNDVIGMSGRGHDSYPTFDFADPMGDSTCVACGECVQACPTGALMPATVTDENQVGDSKDFDSEVESICPFCGVGCQISLKVKDGKVKYVDGINGPANEGRLCVKGRFGFDYIHHDHRLTKPLIRRNDAPAKGMNVDPGNWQDVFREATWEEALDAAADGMKGRGREVAGFGSAKCTNEEAYLFQKIIRQGFGHNNVDHCTRLCHASSVAALIENVGSGAVTATFNEIENADVAIVIGANPTENHPVAATYFKQFAKRGGKLIVMDPRGQALKRYSSHMLQFRPGADVSMLNAIMHTIVEEGLYDQQYIDAYTENWEAEKAHLAGFSPEKMSEICGIAPEMLRDVARTFAGAKSAMIFWGMGVSQHIHGTDNSRCLISLALMTGQVGRPGAGLHPLRGQNNVQGASDAGLVPMFLPDYQSVMDDGVRSAFTDVWGSGDFSNEKGLTVTEILDAVHAGDIKSMYILGENPAMSDPDVEHARDALAKLDHLVVQDIFLTETANFADVVLPASAFAEKSGTVTNTNRQVQMGRPAVSPPGDAKEDWWIEVELAKRLGLGWDYESPADVFAEMKLNMGSLNNITWDRLMGENVVTYPSLSPTDPGQSIVFGDGFPRADGRAKFTPANVIAPDESPDAEYPMILTTGRQLEHWHTGSMTRRASVLDAMEPEANCSLHPSTLRKLGVEPGGMLRLTTRRGTIDVMARSDRAVAPDMVFLPFAYVEAAANILTNPAVDPFGKIPEFKFAAVRVEAVKRPVAAE